GTATGCAAAGGCCATGGGCTTTCAGGTTGCCGCGATTGATATTTCAAACGATAAACTGGAAATGGCCAGAAAACTGGGGGCAGACATTGTTGTTAATGCGCTAGAACGTGACCCGGGTGAATTTCTTAAAAAACAAACCGGTGGCATGCACGGTGTATTGGTTACGGCAGTAACACCTGTTGCTTTTAGTCAAGGGCTTTCGGCATTACGTAGAAAAGGTACTTTATCTCTAAACGGACTACCTCCGGGCAGTTTTGATCTGCCCATATTTGATACAGTACTTAACAGGATAACCATTAGAGGCTCTATTGTAGGCACAAGAAAGGATATGCAGGAAGCCATCGAATTTGCGGTAGATGGAAAGGTAAGGGCACAGGTTAAAAAAGCAAAACTGGAAGACATCAATAATGTGTTCGATCAAATGAAAAAGGGTGAGATTGAGGGGCGGATTGTTTTGGATATTTCAGGTACTTAATTAATTATAAATATTCAACATTAATTCTTGTAAGATGTTAGGAAAACTAGAAGATGAGGAGATAGAAAAGCTCCTTAAAGAACAATACATTGGTCGTTTGGCCTGCCATGCCCATGGGGTAAGTTACATTGTGCCTATCAATTATGTATACAATAACAGCACGGTTTATGCTCATTCTGCTCCGGGGCAAAAAATCAGGATGATGAAAAGCAACCCTCAGGTATGCTTTCAAACCGATCAGATCCGCGATACCTTTAACTGGAAGAGTGTGGTGTGTTGGGGCAAATTTGAAGAAATAACCGATGCTACAGAAAAACAAAGAGCGCTTCAGGGGATTATCCACCGGATGATGCCTTTAACCAATACCCCTTCGGAGCAACCATCGCATGGAACAGGCAAAACAGATGTTTATGATGAAGACGTTATTGTGTTCAAAATTATCTTTCACCTTAAAACAGGTAGATTCGAGATAAACGATCGTGCTGAATAAGTGGTTTTAGCAATATAAATAAATCATACTTTCCAAGTTTGGTATTATAAATTGTTGGAAAGTGATCTCCCTCACTTTTCGTTTTGACTGGCATCATGGTCTGACTGGCTCAACTGCAATAGTTTTGCTGTCGAAACCATTTGGCTTTTGTATAAAAGCCAGATTTACATAACGAAATACAATGCCACATTCATTCCATATCCCCGTGTTGGGCCTCGGCTATTCCATTGATACGCCACTAAAAGTTGCCAGGTACGGTATTTCATCCGTGTTATCCGTTGTTGATGACGAACTCATCGAACGCATGCGTGCCTATCACTCGCAGAAACGCTCCATTTCCTTTCATGCCATACCTAAAGGGGAGGCCGATAGCCGCAGTAAACGCATCACAGCTGACCTGGATTTTTTGCAGGAAACCATAACCTCAGATTTTAAAACCCTGAAACAACAGGATTTTGCCATTGGTAATGATATTTGCCGTTATTTTGAACTATTGCCCGATACTGCTAAATTAAAGCATGGTTATGACCTGATGTTGCAATATCCTGAAGGTGAAACCAAGCAGGCTTTCCAGGCGCTTTTAAAAAATGCGATGCAGATGGGCGCTATTGATGTGAATATCATGGCCAAGGTAGATAAAATGAATTATGTTGATGGCGAATATTCGGGTGATACCAATACCGATGCATTAGCCGCACTCCGTGGTTTTGCCGAAAGTAAACTAAATGCCTCTGTTGTACTCTCTGCTGGTATGAACCCGAAATTGTACAGCTATATGGAAAATTTTGAAGACTTTTTTCCTGATGAAAATGGCAAGCTGAAAAAGAAAATCATCCTAAAAGTAAGCGATTTCAGGTCGGCACTGATCCAGGCTAAATTTTTGGCGAAAAAGGGTTTATGGGTTTCAGAATTCAGGATTGAGTCGGGCTTAAACTGTGGTGGCCATGCATTTGCAACAGAAGGATATTTACTGGGGCCGATTTTGGAAGAATTTAAGCTCAAAAAAAACGATATGCTTGCTGAGCTTTTTAAAATGTACCAATCTGCAGTAGAGCAAAAGGGAATCCAAATAGAAAAACGGCCCAAACAGAGAATCAGTGTTCAGGGTGGGATTGGTACCGCCGCGGAACACAATTTCCTCCTTAAACATTATAATCTCGATGCCACAGGCTGGGGAAGCCCATTTCTATTGGTACCAGAAGTAACTAATGTTGATGCCGAAACATTGGCGCAATTGGCCAGCTCAACAGAAAGCGATTTTTATCTAAGCGGGGCTTCTCCGCTGGGTATTCAGTTTAATAATTTTAAAAACAGCAGTATAGAAAAGCAACGAGTTGAAAGAATTGAAAAGGGCAGGCCAGGAAGCCCGTGTACCAAAAAATACCTTTGCAACAATACCGAATTTACTGAGCAAGCCATTTGTACGGCATCCCGCGAATATCAGCACTTAAAAATCAAAAGCCTTAAAACTGCTGGCCTATCAGCAGATGAATACCAAAAACAGTTTAATCTGGTTACTGAAAAAGTTTGCCTTTGTGAGGGCTTGTGCGCCGCTACCTATCTGAAATATGACATGGCTAAACCAAAAGAAAGTACCGCAGTAGCCATTTGCCCAGGGCCAAACCTGGCCTATTTTTCTGATGTATATTCTTTCGATGAAATGGTTGGCCATATTTATGGAAAAATTAACCTGCTGGCGCAAGTGGAAAGGCCACATGTTTTTATCAAAGAACTTAACCTCTATATCGATTATCTGCAGAATGATATTAAACAGCAGCTGCAAAATTTCAGCGATAAAAAAATAAAACAGTTAAACGGATTCAAACTACAGTTGGCCGAAGGGATTAACTACTACAAAAAACTATTCAGTGAAGTTGCCGATCAGGCATCGGGCGAGTTAAAGGGATTATACGAACAGTTGGCAAAGTCGAAAGACAAACTGGACGGATTGATTGTTGAATAAGAGAAAAAGATCGGGAATAACTTTTCTATATTTACAAGGATATACTGATGTGTTACATGGATAGGTCGAAATTTTTAGATGCAATTATTGAAAATGCCATTGATGGGATTATTACCATTGATGATAAGGGACTCATAGAACATTTAAACCCCGCTGCACTTGAGCTTTTTGGTTATGGAAGGGATGAACTGGTAGGCAAAAATGTATCGGTTTTGATGCCAGAGCCTGATCATTCACGTCATGATGGCTACTTATCCAGATATGAACATACCGGGCAGAAACACATTATCGGAACCGGGAGAGAAGTTTCCGGTAAACGTAAGGATGGCTCGGTTTTTCCCTTTAGGCTTGGGGTAAGCGAAATAAAATTTAGCGACCGTAAAATTTATACTGGTTTTATCCACGATCTGAGTAAAGAAAAGGCCAATGAAGAGCAGATCAAAAGCTACACCGAAAAATTAGAGGTAAAGATTAAGGAACGTACACACGATCTGGTAAAGCTGGTGTCTGAGCTCGAAATGGCCAAAGAAAATATGCAGGCGCTTTTTCAGAAAGAGAAGGAACTCAATCAGCTCAAAACAAGGTTTGTGTCTATGGCCTCGCATGAGTTTAGAACACCACTCAGTTCGATACAATTATCGGCTTCTTTGATCGATAAATATACCTCCAAACATGATGTGGCCAGCGTAGAAAAACATACACTGAAAATCAAAAATTCGATTAATAACCTTACCACAATATTAAACGATTTCCTCTCGCTCGAAAAACTCGAGGCCGGAAAAGTAGAAGCGTCCGCTCAGTCTTTCAATATCATCAGCTTTGCTGAAGAAATAGCTGAAGAAATGCAGATGATGACCAAACAGAACCAGCATATTATTTACGAACATACAGGTACAACCGCCGAAGTTTACCTCGATCCGAACCTGTTGAAAAACTGTGTGATCAATCTGATTTCCAATTCGATAAAATACTCCGGTGCAGATACTTTGATCCAGTTCAATTCCATTTTAAAAAATGATGAGCTTATTTTAGAGGTGAAAGATAATGGTATTGGCATTCCAAAAGTCGACCAGCACAATCTGTTCGAACCATTTTTCAGGGCGCATAATACGGGCGATATCCCTGGCACAGGTTTAGGTCTGAACATTGTAAAAAGATATGTGGGTCTGATGAATGGTACAGTAGCCTGTCAGAGCGAACAAAATTCAGGTACAGTTTTTACGCTCAGCTTTGCACTTGGTAAATAATTTACAATTAAACACGCAATCTCCATGAACAAGAAAGTTTTGATTATTGAAGATAATGACGACATCAGGGAAAGTACAGCTGAGGTGCTGGATCTGGCCGGTTATGAAACTTTTACCGCGAAACATGGTAAGTTAGGGGTAGAAATGGCTTTGAACCATTTGCCTGATGTAATCCTCTGTGATATCATGATGCCAGAACTGGATGGTTACGGGGTTTTGTACCTACTGAACAAAAACCAGAAAACGGCAAATATTCCTTTTATTTTCATTACCGCAAAAACCGAGCGGGCAGACATGCGAAAAGGTATGGAAATGGGTGCCGATGATTACCTCACCAAACCGTTTGATGATATAGAACTCTTTAAGGCCATAGAAAGCAGGTTTAAAAAGAAGCAACAATCAGCTGGCTTTAATGCCCCATCGGGCAATAGCGAAACGGTAATGGACGAGCTCCGTAAAAAGGGCAAATTAAGGCCAATTGCCAACAAGCAGATTATTTATGTGGAAGGGGATGAACCTACCCATCTTTATTATGTAGTTAAGGGGCAGGTAAAAACGTACAAACGTTTTAAGGATGGTAGGGAGCTTTCGTCGAGCTTGTATCATGACGGCGATTTTTTTGGATATGAGAGTTTGTGTAATGGCGAAGTATACACAGACAATGCAGCAACCTTAACCGAATCAGACATTATACAGATCCCCAAAGCCGATTTTATGGAGTACCTGCTCAACCACCAGGCCGTATCCAAAACATTTATCACTTTGCTATCAGGAAATGTACGCGATAAAGGAAAGCAAATGCTTCAATTGGCCTATTCATCGGTACGAAAACGTGTAGCAGAAGCATTGCTACAAGTAGCTGTTAAATTTGGTGATGGTGTTGAAGATAGCTGTACCATCCGGATTTCCCGCGATGATCTTGCTGCATTGGTAGGTACAGCCAGCGAAACCGTAAGCCGAATGCTTGCTGATTTTAAAGATGAAAAACTGATTGATAAAACAGGCAATGCCATAAATATCCGCTCAATCGAAAAACTCAAAAACATTAAACAGTAAGGCAATCATTAGTTCACTTGGCCATTGCGGGGCTGGGCTTGAAGGAGTTGCAGCAAGTTATCTCGATCAGCAATGTGCTTAATCGATTCCGCACTGCCAACTTCAAACTAAACTTATCCCGGGTAATACTTTATATTTCCCGGGATAAGTTTTTTTTTATGGTAAAGTGCTTAAATTAACGCTTGGGGCTATGCCAGTAGCGCTTCTGTTCAAAGCTGTTCCGTAAGCCGTATAAGTGGCAAAAAAACCGCCATTTTTCAGAT
The nucleotide sequence above comes from Pedobacter riviphilus. Encoded proteins:
- a CDS encoding response regulator gives rise to the protein MNKKVLIIEDNDDIRESTAEVLDLAGYETFTAKHGKLGVEMALNHLPDVILCDIMMPELDGYGVLYLLNKNQKTANIPFIFITAKTERADMRKGMEMGADDYLTKPFDDIELFKAIESRFKKKQQSAGFNAPSGNSETVMDELRKKGKLRPIANKQIIYVEGDEPTHLYYVVKGQVKTYKRFKDGRELSSSLYHDGDFFGYESLCNGEVYTDNAATLTESDIIQIPKADFMEYLLNHQAVSKTFITLLSGNVRDKGKQMLQLAYSSVRKRVAEALLQVAVKFGDGVEDSCTIRISRDDLAALVGTASETVSRMLADFKDEKLIDKTGNAINIRSIEKLKNIKQ
- a CDS encoding pyridoxamine 5'-phosphate oxidase family protein, giving the protein MLGKLEDEEIEKLLKEQYIGRLACHAHGVSYIVPINYVYNNSTVYAHSAPGQKIRMMKSNPQVCFQTDQIRDTFNWKSVVCWGKFEEITDATEKQRALQGIIHRMMPLTNTPSEQPSHGTGKTDVYDEDVIVFKIIFHLKTGRFEINDRAE
- a CDS encoding PAS domain-containing sensor histidine kinase, whose protein sequence is MDRSKFLDAIIENAIDGIITIDDKGLIEHLNPAALELFGYGRDELVGKNVSVLMPEPDHSRHDGYLSRYEHTGQKHIIGTGREVSGKRKDGSVFPFRLGVSEIKFSDRKIYTGFIHDLSKEKANEEQIKSYTEKLEVKIKERTHDLVKLVSELEMAKENMQALFQKEKELNQLKTRFVSMASHEFRTPLSSIQLSASLIDKYTSKHDVASVEKHTLKIKNSINNLTTILNDFLSLEKLEAGKVEASAQSFNIISFAEEIAEEMQMMTKQNQHIIYEHTGTTAEVYLDPNLLKNCVINLISNSIKYSGADTLIQFNSILKNDELILEVKDNGIGIPKVDQHNLFEPFFRAHNTGDIPGTGLGLNIVKRYVGLMNGTVACQSEQNSGTVFTLSFALGK